In a genomic window of Lycium ferocissimum isolate CSIRO_LF1 chromosome 9, AGI_CSIRO_Lferr_CH_V1, whole genome shotgun sequence:
- the LOC132030938 gene encoding zinc protease PQQL-like isoform X1, with the protein MDLLPVESSQILPKKHRFRSLKLVNVNLDEVLSETPQGVEYGKLENGLTYYVRSNSKPKMRAALALAVKAGSVLEEEEERGVAHIVEHLAFSATEKYTNHDIVKFLESIGAEFGACQNAVTSADETVYELFVPVDKPELLSQAISVLAEFSSEVRVSPDDLEKERGAVMEEYRGTRNANGRMQDAHWVLMMEGSKYAERLPIGLEKVIRTVSPQIVKQFYKKWYHLQNMAVIAVGDFPDTQSVVELIKAHFGQKISAVDPPLIPYYLVPSHNEPRFSCFVESEAAGSAVMISCKMPVEELKTVKDYRELLTESMFFHALNQRFFKISRNKDPPYYSCSAAADILVRPVKAYIMTSSCKEKGTVEALESMLTEVARVRIHGFSEREISVVRALLMSEIESAYLERDQMQSTSLRDEYLQHFLRNEPVVGIEYEAQLQKTLLPHISASEVSKYSEKFQTSTSCVVKTIEPRATAAVDDLKAVVMKINSLEKEKSLPPWDDENIPEEIVCAKPDPGHIIQQLEYSNIGATELILSNGMRVCYKSTDFLDDQVLFTGFSYGGLSELPENEYFSCSMGSTIAGEIGIFGYRPSILMDMLAGKRAEVGTKLGAYMRTFSGDCSPTDLETALQLVYQLFTTTVEPGEEDVKIVMQMAEEAIRAQERDPYTAFANRVRELNYGNSYFFRPIKFSDLRKVNPYKACEYFNSCFKDPSTFTVVIVGNIHPSIACPLILQYLGGIPRPPEPVLHFSRDDLKGLPFQFPTTITREVVRSPMVEAQCSVQLCFPVELKNENMMEDVHFVGFLSKLLETKIVQVLRFKYGQIYSAGVSVFLGGNKPSRLGNIRGDISINFSCDPDISSTLVDLALEEILHLQEEGPSNDDVMAVLEIEQRAHENGLQENYYWLDRILRSYQSRIYSGDVGNSFEVQDAARSKVRNILTPLTAQLALQRILPFPCKKQYTVVILMPQASHIKKFKSLMQSVSKRYSRDAKILAGIAGVTVLSISLWKYSRSTLKS; encoded by the exons ATGGATTTATTACCGGTTGAATCATCACAAATACTACCAAAAAAGCATAGATTTCGTTCATTAAAGCTTGTAAATGTTAATTTGGATGAAGTTTTATCTGAAACACCACAAGGAGTTGAATATGGAAAGCTAGAAAATGGGTTAACTTATTATGTCCGATCCAATTCTAAACCCAAAATGAGAGCTGCACTTGCACTTGCTGTTAAAGCTGG CTCAGttttagaagaagaagaagaacgtGGAGTTGCTCATATAGTTGAGCATCTTGCTTTTAGTGCCACAGAGAAATACACAAATCATGATATTGTCAAGTTTCTAGAGAGTATCGGGGCAGAATTTGGTGCTTGCCAGAATGCAGTGACTTCTGCTGATGAAACTGTTTATGAGCTATTTGTCCCTGTAGACAAACCTGAACTATTATCTCAGGCGATCTCGGTGTTGGCTGAGTTCAGCTCAGAG GTCAGAGTGTCACCTGATGACTTGGAAAAGGAAAGAGGAGCAGTAATGGAAGAGTATAGAGGAACCAGGAATGCCAATGGAAGGATGCAGGATGCTCACTGGGTTCTCATGATGGAAGGTTCAAAG TATGCTGAGCGGCTGCCTATTGGACTGGAAAAGGTGATCCGAACAGTTTCTCCTCAGATAGTGAAGCAATTTTACAAGAAGTGGTACCATTTGCAGAATATGGCCGTGATTGCTGTTGGGGACTTTCCTGATACGCAG AGTGTTGTTGAGTTGATAAAAGCTCACTTTGGACAAAAGATTTCAGCAGTTGATCCTCCTCTTATACCATATTATTTGGTTCCATCACACAATGAGCCCCGATTTTCCTGCTTTGTGGAATCTGAGGCAGCTGGG TCAGCAGTGATGATCAGCTGCAAAATGCCCGTGGAAGAGCTTAAGACAGTGAAAGATTACCGGGAATTGCTCACTGAATCCATGTTTTTTCATGCTTTAAACCagagattttttaaaatatctcGTAACAAAGACCCTCCTTATTATTCTTGCTCGGCTGCAGCGGATATCCTTGTTCGTCCAGTTAAGGCCTATATAATGACATCATCCTGTAAAGAGAAGGGTACCGTTGAGGCCTTAGAATCAATGTTGACAGAG GTTGCTAGAGTGAGAATTCATGGCTTTTCTGAACGTGAAATATCTGTTGTTCGGGCTCTTCTGATGTCAGAGATTGAATCTGCATATTTGGAGCGAGATCAAATGCAATCAACCAGCTTACGTGATGAATATTTGCAG CATTTTCTTCGAAATGAACCTGTTGTTGGGATTGAGTATGAGGCACAACTCCAGAAAACTCTACTACCCC ACATATCAGCATCTGAGGTGTCCAAATACTCTGAGAAGTTTCAGACTTCGACTAGCTGCGTTGTAAAAACAATTGAGCCCCGAGCAACTGCTGCAGTGGATGATCTGAAAGCTGTTGTAATGAAGATTAATTctcttgaaaaagaaaaaagcctTCCTCCTTGGGATGATGAAAACATCCCAGAAGAAATTGTCTGTGCAAAACCAGATCCAGG GCATATAATACAGCAGCTTGAATATTCCAATATTGGAGCCACTGAGTTGATTTTATCGAATGGAATGCGAGTTTGCTATAAATCTACTGACTTCCTTGATGACCAG GTTTTATTCACAGGGTTCTCATATGGGGGTTTGTCCGAACTGCCTGAGAATGAATACTTTTCATGTTCAATGGGTTCAACCATTGCTGGAGAAATTGGTATATTTGGTTATAGACCATCAATACTCATGGATATGCTTGCTGGAAAAAGAGCTGAAGTTGGTACAAAACTTGGGGCATATATGAGAACTTTTTCTGGTGATTGTTCACCTACAGACTTAGAAACTGCATTGCAG CTTGTGTATCAACTTTTCACGACAACCGTTGAGCCTGGGGAAGAAGATGTCAAAATAGTGATGCAAATGGCTGAAGAAGCCATACGTGCTCAGGAGAGAGATCCTTACACTGCATTTGCGAATCGAGTGAGGGAGCTCAATTATGGGAACTCCTACTTCTTCAGG CCAATCAAATTTAGTGACCTTCGAAAAGTCAACCCATATAAAGCTTGCGAATATTTCAATAGTTGTTTCAAGGACCCCTCAACTTTTACGGTGGTGATTGTTGGGAATATTCATCCTTCTATAGCATGTCCATTGATTTTACAGTACTTG GGTGGAATTCCAAGACCTCCAGAACCAGTTCTACATTTCAGCCGTGATGACCTCAAAGGCTTGCCTTTCCAGTTCCCTACGACAATAACTAG AGAAGTTGTTCGTAGCCCAATGGTGGAAGCACAATGTTCGGTGCAGTTATGCTTTCCTGTCGAGTTAAAGAATGAAAACATG ATGGAAGATGTTCATTTTGTTGGATTTTTGAGCAAGCTTCTGGAAACAAAGATAGTACAGGTTCTCCGCTTCAAGTATGGACAG ATTTATTCTGCTGGAGTTTCTGTCTTTCTTGGCGGCAATAAGCCTTCCAGACTTGGGAATATCCGTGGAGATATTAGTATAAATTTCTCCTGTGATCCAGACATCTCATCGACATTG GTTGATCTTGCTTTGGAGGAAATATTACATCTTCAAGAGGAAGGACCTTCAAATGATGATGTTATGGCCGTACTAGAAATCGAGCAAAGAGCACATGAAAATGGATTACAG GAGAACTACTACTGGCTAGATAGAATATTGCGCAGTTACCAGTCACGGATCTATTCTGGTGATGTTGGCAATTCTTTTGAG GTCCAAGATGCTGCACGTTCCAAAGTGAGAAATATCTTGACGCCATTAACTGCCCAACTAGCCTTGCAAAGAATTCTACCGTTCCCTTGTAAAAAGCAGTATACCGTTGTAATTTTAATGCCTCAGGCATCTCATATAAAAAAGTTCAAGTCATTGATGCAATCAGTATCCAAGCGTTACTCAAGAGATGCAAAG ATTTTGGCTGGAATTGCTGGTGTAACAGTTTTGTCCATCAGTTTATGGAAATACTCCCGAAGCACACTGAAATCGTAG
- the LOC132030938 gene encoding zinc protease PQQL-like isoform X2 — protein MEEYRGTRNANGRMQDAHWVLMMEGSKYAERLPIGLEKVIRTVSPQIVKQFYKKWYHLQNMAVIAVGDFPDTQSVVELIKAHFGQKISAVDPPLIPYYLVPSHNEPRFSCFVESEAAGSAVMISCKMPVEELKTVKDYRELLTESMFFHALNQRFFKISRNKDPPYYSCSAAADILVRPVKAYIMTSSCKEKGTVEALESMLTEVARVRIHGFSEREISVVRALLMSEIESAYLERDQMQSTSLRDEYLQHFLRNEPVVGIEYEAQLQKTLLPHISASEVSKYSEKFQTSTSCVVKTIEPRATAAVDDLKAVVMKINSLEKEKSLPPWDDENIPEEIVCAKPDPGHIIQQLEYSNIGATELILSNGMRVCYKSTDFLDDQVLFTGFSYGGLSELPENEYFSCSMGSTIAGEIGIFGYRPSILMDMLAGKRAEVGTKLGAYMRTFSGDCSPTDLETALQLVYQLFTTTVEPGEEDVKIVMQMAEEAIRAQERDPYTAFANRVRELNYGNSYFFRPIKFSDLRKVNPYKACEYFNSCFKDPSTFTVVIVGNIHPSIACPLILQYLGGIPRPPEPVLHFSRDDLKGLPFQFPTTITREVVRSPMVEAQCSVQLCFPVELKNENMMEDVHFVGFLSKLLETKIVQVLRFKYGQIYSAGVSVFLGGNKPSRLGNIRGDISINFSCDPDISSTLVDLALEEILHLQEEGPSNDDVMAVLEIEQRAHENGLQENYYWLDRILRSYQSRIYSGDVGNSFEVQDAARSKVRNILTPLTAQLALQRILPFPCKKQYTVVILMPQASHIKKFKSLMQSVSKRYSRDAKILAGIAGVTVLSISLWKYSRSTLKS, from the exons ATGGAAGAGTATAGAGGAACCAGGAATGCCAATGGAAGGATGCAGGATGCTCACTGGGTTCTCATGATGGAAGGTTCAAAG TATGCTGAGCGGCTGCCTATTGGACTGGAAAAGGTGATCCGAACAGTTTCTCCTCAGATAGTGAAGCAATTTTACAAGAAGTGGTACCATTTGCAGAATATGGCCGTGATTGCTGTTGGGGACTTTCCTGATACGCAG AGTGTTGTTGAGTTGATAAAAGCTCACTTTGGACAAAAGATTTCAGCAGTTGATCCTCCTCTTATACCATATTATTTGGTTCCATCACACAATGAGCCCCGATTTTCCTGCTTTGTGGAATCTGAGGCAGCTGGG TCAGCAGTGATGATCAGCTGCAAAATGCCCGTGGAAGAGCTTAAGACAGTGAAAGATTACCGGGAATTGCTCACTGAATCCATGTTTTTTCATGCTTTAAACCagagattttttaaaatatctcGTAACAAAGACCCTCCTTATTATTCTTGCTCGGCTGCAGCGGATATCCTTGTTCGTCCAGTTAAGGCCTATATAATGACATCATCCTGTAAAGAGAAGGGTACCGTTGAGGCCTTAGAATCAATGTTGACAGAG GTTGCTAGAGTGAGAATTCATGGCTTTTCTGAACGTGAAATATCTGTTGTTCGGGCTCTTCTGATGTCAGAGATTGAATCTGCATATTTGGAGCGAGATCAAATGCAATCAACCAGCTTACGTGATGAATATTTGCAG CATTTTCTTCGAAATGAACCTGTTGTTGGGATTGAGTATGAGGCACAACTCCAGAAAACTCTACTACCCC ACATATCAGCATCTGAGGTGTCCAAATACTCTGAGAAGTTTCAGACTTCGACTAGCTGCGTTGTAAAAACAATTGAGCCCCGAGCAACTGCTGCAGTGGATGATCTGAAAGCTGTTGTAATGAAGATTAATTctcttgaaaaagaaaaaagcctTCCTCCTTGGGATGATGAAAACATCCCAGAAGAAATTGTCTGTGCAAAACCAGATCCAGG GCATATAATACAGCAGCTTGAATATTCCAATATTGGAGCCACTGAGTTGATTTTATCGAATGGAATGCGAGTTTGCTATAAATCTACTGACTTCCTTGATGACCAG GTTTTATTCACAGGGTTCTCATATGGGGGTTTGTCCGAACTGCCTGAGAATGAATACTTTTCATGTTCAATGGGTTCAACCATTGCTGGAGAAATTGGTATATTTGGTTATAGACCATCAATACTCATGGATATGCTTGCTGGAAAAAGAGCTGAAGTTGGTACAAAACTTGGGGCATATATGAGAACTTTTTCTGGTGATTGTTCACCTACAGACTTAGAAACTGCATTGCAG CTTGTGTATCAACTTTTCACGACAACCGTTGAGCCTGGGGAAGAAGATGTCAAAATAGTGATGCAAATGGCTGAAGAAGCCATACGTGCTCAGGAGAGAGATCCTTACACTGCATTTGCGAATCGAGTGAGGGAGCTCAATTATGGGAACTCCTACTTCTTCAGG CCAATCAAATTTAGTGACCTTCGAAAAGTCAACCCATATAAAGCTTGCGAATATTTCAATAGTTGTTTCAAGGACCCCTCAACTTTTACGGTGGTGATTGTTGGGAATATTCATCCTTCTATAGCATGTCCATTGATTTTACAGTACTTG GGTGGAATTCCAAGACCTCCAGAACCAGTTCTACATTTCAGCCGTGATGACCTCAAAGGCTTGCCTTTCCAGTTCCCTACGACAATAACTAG AGAAGTTGTTCGTAGCCCAATGGTGGAAGCACAATGTTCGGTGCAGTTATGCTTTCCTGTCGAGTTAAAGAATGAAAACATG ATGGAAGATGTTCATTTTGTTGGATTTTTGAGCAAGCTTCTGGAAACAAAGATAGTACAGGTTCTCCGCTTCAAGTATGGACAG ATTTATTCTGCTGGAGTTTCTGTCTTTCTTGGCGGCAATAAGCCTTCCAGACTTGGGAATATCCGTGGAGATATTAGTATAAATTTCTCCTGTGATCCAGACATCTCATCGACATTG GTTGATCTTGCTTTGGAGGAAATATTACATCTTCAAGAGGAAGGACCTTCAAATGATGATGTTATGGCCGTACTAGAAATCGAGCAAAGAGCACATGAAAATGGATTACAG GAGAACTACTACTGGCTAGATAGAATATTGCGCAGTTACCAGTCACGGATCTATTCTGGTGATGTTGGCAATTCTTTTGAG GTCCAAGATGCTGCACGTTCCAAAGTGAGAAATATCTTGACGCCATTAACTGCCCAACTAGCCTTGCAAAGAATTCTACCGTTCCCTTGTAAAAAGCAGTATACCGTTGTAATTTTAATGCCTCAGGCATCTCATATAAAAAAGTTCAAGTCATTGATGCAATCAGTATCCAAGCGTTACTCAAGAGATGCAAAG ATTTTGGCTGGAATTGCTGGTGTAACAGTTTTGTCCATCAGTTTATGGAAATACTCCCGAAGCACACTGAAATCGTAG